Proteins from one Nitrobacteraceae bacterium AZCC 2146 genomic window:
- a CDS encoding putative Zn-dependent peptidase (product_source=COG0612; cath_funfam=3.30.830.10; cog=COG0612; pfam=PF00675,PF05193; superfamily=63411) — translation MSVEVTKLPSGLTVITDTMPHLETAALGVWTGVGGRDEKSNEHGISHLLEHMAFKGTKKRSSREIVEEIEAVGGDLNAGTSTETTAYYARVMKADVPLALDVLSDILANPTFVPDELEREKSVIVQEIGAAQDTPDDVVFEHLNELCYPNQPMGRSLLGTAKTLKEFNRDTLQNYLGTHYRGPDMVVAAAGAVNHRQVVEEASDRFSSFAGTAAPKPQPAMFGKGGSRVVHRDLEQAHLTLALEGLPQSDLSLFSLQVFTNILGGGMSSRLFQEVREQRGLCYSIYTFHAPYTDTGFFGLYTGTDPADAPEMMEVIVDVINDSVETLTEGEVSRAKAQMKAGLLMALESCSARAEQLARHMLAYGRPLTVEELVTRIDAVSVESARNAARGLLSRSRPAVVALGSGRGLETAVSFAEGLTRAKDKTLLH, via the coding sequence ATGAGCGTCGAAGTCACCAAGCTGCCTTCGGGCCTGACGGTCATCACCGATACCATGCCGCATCTGGAAACCGCCGCGCTGGGCGTTTGGACCGGTGTCGGCGGTCGCGACGAGAAGTCCAACGAGCACGGCATCTCGCATTTGCTGGAGCATATGGCGTTCAAGGGCACCAAGAAGCGCTCGTCGCGCGAGATCGTCGAGGAGATCGAGGCGGTCGGCGGCGATCTCAATGCCGGCACCTCCACCGAGACGACGGCTTACTACGCGCGCGTGATGAAGGCCGACGTGCCGCTGGCGCTCGACGTGCTCAGCGACATTCTCGCCAATCCCACTTTCGTGCCCGATGAACTGGAGCGCGAGAAGAGCGTGATCGTGCAGGAAATCGGCGCGGCCCAGGACACGCCCGACGACGTCGTGTTCGAGCATCTCAACGAACTCTGCTATCCCAACCAGCCGATGGGCCGCTCGCTGCTCGGCACTGCCAAGACCTTGAAGGAATTCAACCGCGACACGCTGCAGAACTACCTCGGCACGCACTATCGCGGGCCGGACATGGTCGTCGCCGCGGCCGGCGCAGTCAATCACCGCCAGGTCGTGGAAGAAGCCTCGGATCGCTTCTCGAGCTTCGCCGGCACCGCGGCGCCGAAGCCGCAGCCGGCGATGTTCGGCAAGGGCGGCTCCCGCGTCGTGCACCGCGACCTCGAACAGGCGCATCTGACGCTGGCGCTGGAGGGGTTGCCGCAGTCGGACCTGTCGCTGTTCAGCCTGCAGGTGTTCACCAATATCCTCGGCGGCGGCATGTCGTCGCGGCTGTTCCAGGAGGTCCGCGAGCAGCGCGGCCTGTGCTACTCGATCTACACCTTCCACGCGCCCTATACCGACACCGGCTTCTTCGGGCTCTACACCGGCACCGATCCCGCCGACGCGCCGGAGATGATGGAAGTCATCGTCGACGTCATCAATGATTCCGTGGAGACGCTCACCGAAGGTGAAGTCAGCCGCGCCAAGGCGCAGATGAAGGCCGGCCTGCTGATGGCGCTGGAAAGCTGCAGCGCCCGCGCCGAGCAGTTGGCCCGGCACATGCTGGCCTATGGCCGCCCACTCACGGTGGAAGAGCTGGTGACCCGGATCGACGCCGTCAGCGTCGAGTCGGCCCGCAACGCCGCCCGCGGCCTGTTGTCGCGCAGCCGCCCGGCGGTGGTGGCGCTCGGCAGCGGCCGGGGGCTGGAAACCGCGGTGTCGTTTGCCGAAGGTTTGACCCGCGCCAAGGACAAAACGCTGCTACACTGA
- a CDS encoding ribosomal-protein-alanine N-acetyltransferase (product_source=KO:K03790; cath_funfam=1.10.10.10; cog=COG1670; ko=KO:K03790; pfam=PF13302; superfamily=55729), translating into MALFRLPSSAPAALAPRGYGLLLRAPQMVDFPQWADLREHSRAYLTPWEPIWPSDDLTRAGFRRRLRRYAEDASADRAYPFLVFRESDGVLVGGITLANVRRGIVQAGTIGYWVGQPYAHQGVMTAALRVLLPTLFGELNLHRIEAACIPTNTPSVRVLEKCGFTREGLARRYLCINGIWQDHLLYGMLHEDFRG; encoded by the coding sequence ATGGCCCTGTTTCGTTTGCCATCGAGTGCGCCGGCGGCGCTGGCGCCGCGCGGTTACGGGTTGTTGCTGCGCGCGCCCCAGATGGTGGATTTCCCGCAATGGGCCGATCTGCGCGAGCACAGCCGCGCCTATCTGACGCCGTGGGAGCCGATCTGGCCGTCGGATGATCTGACCCGCGCCGGCTTCCGCCGCCGGTTGCGGCGCTACGCCGAGGATGCCTCCGCCGACCGTGCCTATCCGTTTCTGGTGTTTCGCGAATCCGACGGCGTTCTGGTCGGCGGCATCACGCTGGCCAATGTCCGCCGCGGCATCGTCCAGGCCGGCACCATCGGCTACTGGGTCGGGCAACCCTATGCGCATCAGGGCGTCATGACCGCGGCTTTGCGGGTGCTGCTGCCGACGCTGTTCGGCGAACTCAACCTGCACCGCATCGAGGCCGCCTGCATCCCCACCAACACGCCGTCGGTACGGGTGCTGGAGAAATGCGGGTTCACCCGCGAGGGCCTGGCGCGGCGCTATCTCTGCATCAATGGCATCTGGCAGGACCATCTGCTGTACGGCATGCTGCATGAGGATTTTCGCGGCTAG
- a CDS encoding hypothetical protein (product_source=Hypo-rule applied; superfamily=52016; transmembrane_helix_parts=Inside_1_12,TMhelix_13_35,Outside_36_224), with the protein MRNIRLMQVSGRAAMLLVLAAAGVTLAGCGGGSMFGSGSSLGNASSAIGDRFSQIFGSNSQEPGVAAPPAQDGDLTCPSVSIRPGASTYAVGAPGKPASGNELRYQATITRTARDCNLNAGQITVRIGIQGRIIVGPAGAPPSVDVPLRVAVVQEGVNPKTIATKVFQTNVQIGSETSVPFSLVGEDLVYPAPTAAAGDSYVFYIGFDPQALKPEPRATGRKKR; encoded by the coding sequence ATGCGTAACATCCGTTTGATGCAGGTGAGCGGCCGCGCCGCCATGCTGCTGGTGCTGGCTGCGGCCGGCGTGACCTTGGCTGGATGCGGTGGCGGCAGCATGTTCGGCAGCGGCAGTTCGCTTGGCAACGCCAGTTCGGCGATCGGCGATCGCTTCAGCCAGATTTTCGGATCCAATTCGCAGGAGCCCGGTGTCGCGGCACCGCCAGCTCAGGATGGCGACCTGACCTGTCCGAGCGTAAGCATCCGGCCGGGCGCCTCGACCTACGCGGTCGGCGCACCCGGCAAACCGGCCAGTGGCAACGAGCTGCGCTATCAGGCCACCATTACCCGCACCGCGCGCGACTGCAATCTCAACGCTGGCCAGATCACGGTGCGGATCGGCATCCAGGGCCGCATTATCGTCGGTCCGGCCGGCGCGCCGCCCTCCGTCGATGTGCCGCTGCGCGTCGCTGTGGTGCAGGAAGGCGTCAACCCGAAGACCATCGCCACCAAGGTGTTCCAGACCAATGTGCAGATCGGCTCGGAAACCAGCGTGCCATTCAGCCTGGTCGGCGAGGACCTCGTCTATCCCGCCCCCACTGCTGCCGCCGGCGATTCCTACGTGTTCTACATCGGCTTCGACCCGCAGGCCCTGAAGCCCGAGCCGCGGGCGACGGGGCGGAAGAAGCGATAG
- a CDS encoding F-type H+-transporting ATPase subunit b (product_source=KO:K02109; cath_funfam=1.20.5.620; cog=COG0711; ko=KO:K02109; pfam=PF00430; superfamily=58113; tigrfam=TIGR01144; transmembrane_helix_parts=Outside_1_9,TMhelix_10_31,Inside_32_162), translated as MFGFEAEDWVAVSFILLMAVFGYFGIHRTILKALDHRRDRIKEELDDARRLRDEAAALLADYKARHASAEREAQDIITSAKEEAERIAAEAKTKMEDFVARRTKTAEGKIAQAEAQALADVRAAAADAAVTAATTILSQSVKGSVADDLVNQGIGEVRAKLN; from the coding sequence ATGTTCGGTTTTGAAGCTGAAGACTGGGTCGCCGTATCCTTCATCCTGCTGATGGCGGTGTTTGGCTATTTCGGCATTCACCGCACCATCCTGAAGGCGCTCGATCACCGCCGCGATCGCATCAAGGAAGAACTCGACGACGCCCGTCGTCTTCGTGATGAGGCGGCGGCCCTGCTTGCGGACTATAAGGCGCGTCATGCGTCGGCTGAACGCGAAGCGCAGGACATCATCACCTCCGCCAAGGAAGAGGCCGAGCGCATCGCCGCCGAGGCCAAGACCAAGATGGAAGATTTTGTCGCTCGCCGCACCAAGACCGCGGAAGGCAAGATTGCACAGGCCGAGGCCCAGGCTCTGGCCGACGTCCGCGCTGCCGCGGCCGATGCCGCCGTCACCGCCGCGACCACGATCCTGTCGCAGTCGGTCAAGGGCTCTGTGGCTGACGACCTCGTCAACCAGGGCATCGGCGAAGTCCGCGCCAAGCTGAACTGA
- a CDS encoding F-type H+-transporting ATPase subunit b (product_source=KO:K02109; cath_funfam=3.40.50.10070; cog=COG0711; ko=KO:K02109; pfam=PF00430; superfamily=103657; transmembrane_helix_parts=Outside_1_37,TMhelix_38_60,Inside_61_189), producing the protein MAEGQGKSKGTEHGTAAHTAADGGHKASFPPFEKDTFASQLVSFAIAFALLYLIVSRLALPRVGGVLANRQQVIDTDLNEAARLKADSDAALKAYETELANARAKAQAMATEVREKLNTQQEQAKAQLEENLATRLTAAEKTIASTRATAMGNVRSIAADTAAAIVERLTGTSPNAGVVNAALDASLKG; encoded by the coding sequence GTGGCTGAAGGTCAGGGCAAATCCAAAGGCACGGAACACGGTACTGCCGCCCATACCGCGGCGGACGGTGGACACAAGGCCTCGTTTCCACCGTTCGAGAAGGACACCTTTGCTTCACAGCTGGTGTCGTTCGCGATCGCGTTCGCCTTGCTCTATCTGATCGTGTCGCGTCTGGCGCTGCCCCGCGTCGGCGGCGTTCTTGCGAACCGGCAGCAGGTCATCGATACCGACCTCAATGAAGCCGCCCGTCTCAAGGCCGATTCCGACGCTGCGCTGAAGGCTTACGAAACCGAACTCGCCAATGCCCGCGCCAAGGCGCAGGCGATGGCGACCGAGGTTCGCGAAAAGCTCAACACGCAGCAGGAGCAGGCCAAGGCGCAGCTGGAAGAGAATCTGGCGACGCGGCTCACCGCCGCCGAGAAAACCATCGCCAGCACCCGCGCAACCGCCATGGGCAACGTCCGCAGCATCGCCGCGGACACCGCTGCGGCGATCGTCGAACGCCTGACGGGCACCAGCCCGAATGCAGGCGTCGTCAACGCCGCGCTCGACGCTTCGTTGAAAGGATAA
- a CDS encoding F-type H+-transporting ATPase subunit c (product_source=KO:K02110; cath_funfam=1.20.20.10; cog=COG0636; ko=KO:K02110; pfam=PF00137; superfamily=81333; transmembrane_helix_parts=Inside_1_12,TMhelix_13_35,Outside_36_49,TMhelix_50_72,Inside_73_75), whose product MDPIAAKYIGAGIACLGMGGAGIGVGMIFSQFLSGALRNPSASQGQFANLIFGFAVTEALGIFSLLIALLLLFAV is encoded by the coding sequence ATGGATCCAATCGCAGCAAAGTACATCGGCGCGGGCATTGCTTGTCTCGGCATGGGCGGCGCCGGCATCGGCGTCGGCATGATCTTCAGCCAGTTCCTCAGCGGCGCGCTGCGCAATCCCTCGGCTTCGCAGGGCCAGTTCGCGAACCTGATCTTCGGCTTCGCCGTGACGGAAGCGCTCGGCATCTTCTCGCTGCTGATCGCGCTGCTGCTGCTGTTCGCCGTCTAA
- a CDS encoding F-type H+-transporting ATPase subunit a (product_source=KO:K02108; cath_funfam=1.20.120.220; cog=COG0356; ko=KO:K02108; pfam=PF00119; superfamily=81336; tigrfam=TIGR01131; transmembrane_helix_parts=Outside_1_30,TMhelix_31_50,Inside_51_83,TMhelix_84_106,Outside_107_109,TMhelix_110_132,Inside_133_143,TMhelix_144_166,Outside_167_188,TMhelix_189_211,Inside_212_217,TMhelix_218_240,Outside_241_249), whose translation MADPIHQFEIHKIFSLGHIGHQEIAFTNSSAYMFGAVALVSVLMIGGSAGRRLIPDRFQSVAELSYEFVSNTMRSSIGEEGMRFFPFVFSLFMFILTANLIGIIPYTFTVTSHLIITVALALMVFLTVFLYGLYKNGLGFFKLFVPHGIPIYILPLIMVIEVISFLSRPVSHSVRLFANMLAGHITLKVFAGFVTSLSALGALGIAGSVLPLAMTTALTALELLVAFLQAYVFTILTCIYLNDALHPGH comes from the coding sequence ATGGCCGATCCGATCCATCAATTTGAGATCCACAAGATCTTCAGCCTGGGCCATATCGGCCACCAGGAAATCGCCTTCACCAATTCATCGGCCTACATGTTCGGCGCGGTTGCGCTGGTGTCGGTGCTGATGATCGGCGGCAGCGCCGGACGCCGGCTGATCCCGGACCGTTTCCAGTCGGTCGCTGAACTGTCCTATGAATTCGTGTCCAACACGATGCGCAGCAGCATCGGCGAAGAGGGCATGAGATTCTTCCCCTTCGTGTTCTCGCTGTTCATGTTCATCCTGACCGCGAACCTGATCGGCATCATCCCCTATACGTTCACCGTCACCAGCCATCTGATTATCACCGTCGCCCTGGCGCTGATGGTGTTCCTGACGGTGTTTCTCTACGGCCTCTACAAGAACGGCCTCGGCTTCTTCAAGCTGTTCGTGCCGCACGGCATTCCGATCTACATCCTGCCGCTGATCATGGTGATCGAGGTGATCTCGTTCCTGTCGCGCCCGGTGTCGCATTCGGTACGTCTGTTCGCCAACATGCTGGCCGGCCACATCACGCTGAAGGTTTTCGCCGGCTTCGTGACCTCGCTGAGCGCCTTGGGCGCGCTGGGCATCGCCGGTTCGGTGCTGCCGCTGGCAATGACCACGGCGCTGACCGCGCTGGAACTGCTGGTCGCCTTCCTGCAGGCCTACGTGTTCACGATCCTGACCTGCATCTATCTCAACGACGCGCTTCATCCGGGGCACTAA
- a CDS encoding ATP synthase protein I (product_source=KO:K02116; cog=COG5336; ko=KO:K02116; pfam=PF09527; transmembrane_helix_parts=Inside_1_64,TMhelix_65_87,Outside_88_96,TMhelix_97_119,Inside_120_123), translating into MADNTRDNDGESGSGKPLPDEAALSARLGSLDQRLSKIRDDRKSQTDQSETGSGNAQSRASAMAVGLRLSSELVAGVVVGTILGWGFDRLLSTSPWGLIVFMLLGFVAGVINVMRSAGVGRTP; encoded by the coding sequence ATGGCCGACAACACACGGGACAATGATGGCGAAAGCGGAAGTGGAAAACCGCTTCCCGACGAAGCTGCGCTTTCCGCAAGGCTCGGAAGTCTGGATCAGCGGTTGTCCAAAATTCGGGATGACCGCAAATCTCAGACTGACCAATCCGAAACTGGAAGCGGAAACGCGCAGTCCAGGGCTTCGGCCATGGCCGTGGGTCTCCGCCTTTCTTCGGAACTGGTGGCGGGTGTTGTCGTCGGAACGATTCTAGGCTGGGGCTTCGATCGTTTGCTGTCGACGTCGCCCTGGGGGCTGATCGTTTTCATGCTGCTCGGCTTCGTCGCCGGCGTGATCAACGTGATGCGCTCGGCCGGAGTCGGACGAACGCCATGA
- a CDS encoding 2-hydroxychromene-2-carboxylate isomerase (product_source=COG3917; cath_funfam=3.40.30.10; cog=COG3917; pfam=PF01323; superfamily=52833), with amino-acid sequence MPQEIDYYFSLTSPWAYIGHKAFRDVVSAYDLKVNHKPVLLGELFSETGGLPLGRRHPVRQRYRMVELQRWRDKRGLNFHLQPKHWPFNGLLADGVVVAAVEAGFDPDAFLRKAYPGVWENQLDLADPAVLASMADDSGLPGAQLVERAASDAIAAAYEQNRQDALAVGVFGSPAYVLGGEVFWGQDRIELLADALKSKRAPYTSEV; translated from the coding sequence ATGCCACAAGAGATCGACTATTATTTTTCGCTGACCTCGCCCTGGGCCTATATCGGCCACAAGGCCTTTCGCGATGTGGTAAGTGCTTACGATCTCAAGGTGAATCACAAGCCGGTGCTGCTGGGTGAGCTGTTTTCCGAAACCGGCGGGCTGCCGCTCGGCAGGCGTCATCCGGTGCGGCAACGTTACCGGATGGTCGAACTGCAGCGCTGGCGCGACAAGCGCGGCCTGAATTTCCACCTGCAGCCGAAGCACTGGCCGTTCAACGGCCTTCTTGCCGATGGCGTCGTCGTCGCCGCGGTGGAAGCCGGTTTTGATCCCGATGCGTTTCTGCGCAAGGCCTATCCCGGCGTCTGGGAAAACCAGCTCGATCTCGCCGATCCCGCGGTGCTCGCCAGCATGGCCGATGATTCGGGGCTGCCGGGTGCACAGCTGGTGGAGCGCGCGGCGTCCGATGCGATCGCCGCCGCCTATGAGCAGAACCGCCAGGACGCGCTGGCCGTCGGCGTGTTCGGCTCGCCCGCTTACGTGCTGGGCGGCGAGGTGTTCTGGGGCCAGGACCGGATCGAATTGCTGGCCGACGCGTTGAAATCGAAGCGGGCGCCCTACACATCTGAAGTCTAG
- a CDS encoding hypothetical protein (product_source=Hypo-rule applied; cleavage_site_network=SignalP-noTM; transmembrane_helix_parts=Inside_1_6,TMhelix_7_29,Outside_30_167), translating to MKIAVAPFAALFASVALVSGIGSAHAQALPDIENGRYTLSPTPDGVVRLDTRNGTVSTCTDKGNGWACYVMPDERAAFDAEIGRLQKDNEVLKAQLAQREPPVAGKTDEPLPKQDSLKPKVAEGERKIEIPLPSDRDMDRVMSFVESAWRRLVEMANRIQRDVSGKI from the coding sequence ATGAAAATTGCTGTCGCTCCTTTTGCCGCTTTATTCGCAAGCGTTGCGCTGGTGTCCGGTATCGGCAGCGCACATGCGCAGGCGCTGCCGGATATCGAGAACGGCCGCTATACATTGTCCCCGACCCCCGACGGCGTGGTCCGGCTCGATACCCGTAACGGCACGGTTTCGACCTGTACCGACAAGGGTAACGGCTGGGCCTGCTATGTCATGCCCGACGAGCGCGCCGCGTTTGATGCCGAAATTGGCCGGCTGCAGAAAGATAATGAAGTCCTGAAAGCGCAACTGGCGCAGCGTGAACCGCCCGTCGCCGGTAAAACCGACGAACCGCTGCCGAAACAGGATTCACTGAAGCCAAAGGTCGCCGAGGGCGAACGCAAGATCGAGATCCCGCTGCCGAGCGATCGCGACATGGATCGCGTGATGTCCTTCGTCGAAAGCGCCTGGCGCCGCCTGGTCGAGATGGCCAACCGCATCCAGCGCGACGTCAGCGGGAAGATTTGA
- a CDS encoding hypothetical protein (product_source=Hypo-rule applied; transmembrane_helix_parts=Inside_1_12,TMhelix_13_35,Outside_36_45): MQTDVAAIAMNAVAVGLIGLVGILGDGVLLFALAVLAWLGTWNVP; this comes from the coding sequence TTGCAGACCGATGTCGCCGCCATCGCCATGAACGCGGTCGCGGTCGGCCTGATCGGTCTTGTCGGCATCCTCGGTGATGGCGTCCTGCTGTTCGCGCTCGCTGTCCTTGCGTGGCTTGGGACCTGGAATGTCCCTTGA
- a CDS encoding secondary thiamine-phosphate synthase enzyme (product_source=TIGR00149; cath_funfam=2.60.120.460; cog=COG0432; pfam=PF01894; superfamily=111038; tigrfam=TIGR00149): protein MTSAKSISLTPPSHVSASSVVSSMLTVQTSGTGFIDLTREVAKFIAEAGAFEGVLTLFIRHTSASLTIQENADPSVLVDLMTILDRLAPQDFGWTHDTEGPDDMPAHVRTMLTASSLQVPVLSGQLALGTWQAIYLIEHRSRPHRREVVLQFLGATS, encoded by the coding sequence ATGACATCTGCCAAATCGATCTCGCTCACCCCGCCATCCCATGTCAGCGCCAGCAGCGTGGTGTCCTCGATGCTGACGGTGCAGACGTCCGGCACCGGCTTCATCGATCTTACCCGCGAAGTCGCGAAATTCATCGCCGAGGCCGGCGCATTTGAGGGGGTGCTGACGCTGTTCATCCGCCACACCTCGGCGTCGTTGACGATCCAGGAAAATGCCGATCCCTCGGTGCTGGTCGATCTGATGACGATTCTCGATCGCCTGGCGCCGCAGGATTTCGGCTGGACCCACGACACCGAAGGCCCTGACGACATGCCGGCCCATGTTCGCACCATGCTGACCGCCAGTTCACTGCAGGTGCCGGTGCTATCAGGCCAGCTCGCGCTCGGCACCTGGCAGGCGATCTACCTCATCGAACACCGAAGCCGCCCGCACCGGCGCGAGGTGGTGCTGCAGTTTCTGGGCGCGACTTCGTAG
- a CDS encoding MFS family permease (product_source=COG0477; cath_funfam=1.20.1250.20; cog=COG0477; pfam=PF00083; superfamily=103473; transmembrane_helix_parts=Outside_1_35,TMhelix_36_58,Inside_59_69,TMhelix_70_91,Outside_92_100,TMhelix_101_120,Inside_121_124,TMhelix_125_147,Outside_148_166,TMhelix_167_189,Inside_190_200,TMhelix_201_223,Outside_224_256,TMhelix_257_279,Inside_280_291,TMhelix_292_314,Outside_315_323,TMhelix_324_341,Inside_342_465,TMhelix_466_488,Outside_489_502,TMhelix_503_525,Inside_526_529,TMhelix_530_552,Outside_553_563) — MSTLAATSPKASGMTKDERFVILASSLGTVFEWYDFYLFGSLAGIIGAQFFGVIDPVTKAPMFNQATRDIFALLAFAAGFIVRPFGAIVFGRVGDIVGRKYTFLVTILIMGLSTFIVGLLPNAATIGIAAPIILISLRLLQGLALGGEYGGAATYVAEHSPPGKRGYYTSFIQTTATLGLFLSLIVILFTRTILGEPEFAAWGWRIPFLVSVVLLGVSVWIRLRLNESPVFKKMKDEGKSSKAPLTESFGNWSNAKIVLIALIGGTMGQGVVWYTGQFYALFFMQSILKVDGYTANLLIAWSLLLGTGFFVFWGALSDKIGRKPIILAGCLIAALTFFPIFRMITTNANPTLEKAIESVKVEVVSDPALCGDLFNPVGTRVFSTPCDTARAYLASSSIKYSTSYGPAGSGVKVVINGKDVPYTAAAASNPQVLAAAQAAGYPKAGDAQIVKMAHPFDIFRPQVAAVIGLLFILVMFVTMVYGPIAAMLVELFPTRIRYTSMSLPYHIGNGWFGGLLPATAFAIVASTGDIYAGLWYPIIFASITVVAGLLFLPETKDVDISKN, encoded by the coding sequence ATGTCCACACTAGCTGCAACATCGCCAAAGGCGTCGGGGATGACGAAGGACGAACGCTTCGTCATTCTCGCATCATCGCTCGGCACCGTTTTCGAATGGTATGATTTTTACCTGTTCGGCTCGCTCGCCGGCATCATCGGCGCGCAGTTTTTCGGCGTCATCGATCCCGTCACCAAGGCGCCGATGTTCAACCAGGCGACGCGCGACATCTTCGCGCTGCTTGCTTTCGCCGCCGGCTTCATCGTCCGTCCGTTCGGCGCCATCGTGTTCGGCCGCGTCGGCGACATCGTCGGCCGCAAGTACACCTTCCTCGTCACCATCCTGATCATGGGCCTGTCGACCTTCATCGTCGGCCTGCTGCCCAATGCCGCGACCATCGGCATCGCGGCGCCGATCATCCTGATCTCGCTCCGCCTGCTGCAGGGCCTGGCGCTCGGCGGCGAGTATGGCGGCGCGGCGACCTATGTGGCGGAGCATTCGCCGCCCGGCAAGCGCGGCTACTACACGTCGTTCATCCAGACCACGGCCACGCTCGGCCTGTTCCTGTCGCTGATCGTAATCCTGTTCACCCGTACGATTCTCGGCGAGCCGGAATTCGCGGCGTGGGGCTGGCGCATTCCATTCCTGGTCTCGGTGGTGCTGCTCGGCGTATCCGTGTGGATCCGGCTGCGGCTGAACGAGTCTCCCGTGTTCAAGAAGATGAAGGATGAGGGCAAGAGCTCGAAGGCGCCGCTCACCGAATCCTTCGGCAACTGGAGCAACGCCAAGATCGTGCTGATCGCGCTGATCGGCGGCACCATGGGCCAGGGCGTGGTCTGGTACACCGGCCAGTTCTACGCGCTGTTCTTCATGCAATCGATCCTCAAGGTCGATGGCTACACCGCAAACCTCCTGATCGCGTGGTCGTTGCTGCTCGGCACCGGCTTCTTCGTCTTCTGGGGTGCGCTGTCGGACAAGATCGGCCGCAAGCCGATCATCCTGGCCGGCTGCCTGATCGCGGCGCTGACCTTCTTCCCGATCTTCCGGATGATCACCACCAACGCCAATCCGACACTGGAAAAGGCCATTGAAAGCGTCAAGGTCGAAGTGGTCTCCGATCCCGCACTGTGCGGCGATCTGTTCAACCCCGTCGGCACCCGCGTCTTCTCGACCCCTTGCGACACTGCCCGTGCCTACCTGGCATCGTCGTCGATCAAGTACTCGACGAGCTATGGCCCGGCAGGCTCCGGTGTGAAGGTCGTCATCAACGGCAAGGACGTTCCCTACACCGCAGCGGCGGCCTCCAACCCGCAGGTGCTGGCGGCAGCGCAGGCGGCGGGCTATCCGAAGGCCGGCGACGCGCAGATCGTGAAGATGGCACATCCGTTCGACATCTTCCGTCCGCAGGTCGCGGCGGTGATCGGACTGCTGTTCATCCTGGTGATGTTCGTCACCATGGTCTATGGGCCGATCGCGGCGATGCTGGTCGAACTGTTCCCGACCCGCATCCGCTACACCTCGATGTCGCTGCCCTACCACATCGGCAACGGCTGGTTCGGCGGGTTGTTGCCCGCCACCGCCTTCGCGATCGTGGCCTCGACCGGCGATATCTATGCCGGCCTGTGGTACCCGATCATCTTCGCATCCATTACCGTGGTCGCCGGTCTGCTGTTCCTGCCGGAAACCAAGGACGTCGATATCAGCAAGAACTGA